In Bosea sp. (in: a-proteobacteria), one DNA window encodes the following:
- a CDS encoding LacI family DNA-binding transcriptional regulator, producing MSGSPDKPNAPSLPRMADVAEAAGVTQMTVSRALRDPDKVAPGTLARVKAAIAETGYVPNVVAGVLSGRSKSRIVTAVIPTIQHAIFADTVTGLSEALRPHGYHLMLGETGYRLEEEDALIAAFLAHRPDAFMLTGVTRSKHSRNLLKRSGVPIVETWELARTPLDMVVGYSNEDAAHAMTRYLAERGYRRIAFVSGPSRTNERARRRELGYARALGELGLPVLPILTIGEPSVPHLEEGAAILDAVLALTPDAVFFTSDVYAVGALMAAQARCLDVPGALGIAGFHDLPIARVVSPGLTTVHVPAHEIGVLAGRKILASLAGAAEPKKSIIPFTLVPRQSTR from the coding sequence GTGAGCGGATCGCCCGACAAGCCGAACGCCCCCTCGCTGCCGCGCATGGCCGATGTCGCGGAGGCGGCCGGCGTCACCCAGATGACGGTCTCGCGGGCGCTGCGCGATCCCGACAAGGTGGCGCCCGGCACGCTGGCGCGGGTGAAGGCGGCGATCGCCGAAACCGGCTACGTGCCGAATGTCGTCGCGGGCGTCCTGTCGGGCCGGTCGAAGAGCCGGATCGTGACCGCCGTCATTCCGACCATCCAGCACGCGATTTTCGCCGATACCGTGACGGGGCTGTCGGAAGCGCTGCGCCCGCACGGCTATCACCTGATGCTCGGCGAGACCGGCTATCGCCTCGAGGAGGAGGATGCGCTGATCGCCGCATTCCTCGCGCATCGGCCGGACGCCTTCATGCTCACCGGGGTGACGCGCTCAAAGCACAGCCGCAACCTGCTGAAGCGCAGCGGCGTGCCGATCGTCGAGACCTGGGAGCTCGCGCGCACGCCCCTCGACATGGTCGTCGGCTATTCGAACGAAGACGCCGCTCATGCGATGACCCGCTATCTTGCGGAACGCGGTTACCGGCGGATCGCCTTCGTCAGCGGCCCGAGCCGCACCAACGAGCGCGCCCGCCGCCGCGAGCTCGGCTACGCCCGCGCGCTTGGCGAGCTCGGCCTGCCGGTACTGCCGATCCTGACGATCGGCGAGCCGTCCGTCCCCCATCTCGAGGAAGGCGCGGCGATCCTCGACGCGGTGCTCGCGCTTACGCCCGATGCCGTCTTCTTCACGAGCGACGTCTATGCCGTGGGCGCCCTCATGGCCGCCCAGGCGCGCTGCCTCGACGTGCCCGGCGCGCTCGGCATCGCGGGCTTCCATGACCTCCCGATCGCCCGGGTCGTCAGCCCCGGCCTGACGACGGTTCACGTTCCGGCGCATGAAATCGGGGTTCTCGCCGGCCGCAAGATCCTCGCAAGCCTCGCCGGCGCGGCAGAACCGAAGAAAAGCATCATCCCGTTCACGCTCGTTCCGCGGCAGAGCACGCGCTAA
- a CDS encoding enolase C-terminal domain-like protein — MENLHLHLVAAVPNALFLERLLMFEDITAQVFDGAPLPIDGYMHVPDLPGLGLKLNMDFIGERDETSPASRR, encoded by the coding sequence ATGGAGAACCTCCATCTGCACCTCGTCGCGGCGGTGCCGAACGCACTCTTCCTCGAGCGCCTGCTGATGTTCGAGGACATAACCGCTCAGGTTTTTGACGGTGCGCCGCTGCCGATCGACGGCTATATGCACGTGCCCGACCTGCCGGGTCTCGGCCTCAAGCTGAACATGGATTTCATTGGGGAACGGGACGAAACCTCACCGGCGAGCCGCCGCTGA
- a CDS encoding mandelate racemase/muconate lactonizing enzyme family protein codes for MRHRIRKIDVHLVSAPVPGGFADATRKVETIGFVIVRITTDQGLEGIGVTYHEVGGEATCELINRNMTPKLIGRDPLETEAIWQEFFHYLRGVGRKGLMYCALSAVDIALWDLKGKIVDLPVYKLLGGNRTKVPVYASGGWTSYSDDQLVDEIKGMVARGFTTVKFKVGFDGGRNPRRDAERVRKVREAVGPDINLMVDANNSFDAATAVQLANRIREYDIFLFEEPVFADDIPGLARFKRGTDIPLATGEHEYTKFGVRDLLMHDAADIVQVDGARAGGLHRDAEMRRPDPGLECKVRAPRHGEPPSAPRRGGAERTLPRAPADVRGHNRSGF; via the coding sequence ATGCGCCACAGGATTCGGAAGATCGACGTTCACCTCGTCTCCGCCCCGGTCCCCGGCGGCTTCGCGGATGCGACGCGCAAGGTCGAGACGATCGGCTTCGTGATCGTGCGCATCACGACGGATCAGGGACTGGAAGGGATCGGCGTCACCTATCACGAGGTCGGCGGCGAAGCGACCTGCGAGCTGATCAACCGCAACATGACGCCGAAGCTGATCGGCCGCGACCCGCTCGAGACGGAGGCGATCTGGCAGGAATTCTTCCACTATTTGCGCGGCGTCGGCCGCAAGGGGCTGATGTATTGCGCGCTCAGCGCCGTCGACATCGCGCTTTGGGACCTCAAGGGCAAGATCGTCGATCTGCCGGTCTACAAGCTGCTCGGCGGGAACCGGACCAAGGTGCCGGTCTATGCCAGTGGCGGCTGGACCTCCTATTCCGACGATCAACTCGTCGACGAGATCAAGGGCATGGTCGCGCGCGGCTTCACGACCGTGAAGTTCAAGGTCGGCTTCGACGGCGGCCGCAATCCGAGGCGCGATGCGGAGCGTGTCCGGAAGGTTCGAGAGGCGGTCGGCCCGGACATCAACCTCATGGTCGACGCAAACAATTCCTTCGATGCGGCGACGGCGGTGCAGCTCGCCAACCGCATCCGCGAATACGACATCTTCCTGTTCGAGGAGCCGGTCTTCGCCGACGACATTCCCGGGCTCGCCCGCTTCAAGCGCGGCACCGACATCCCGCTGGCAACCGGCGAGCACGAATACACCAAGTTCGGCGTCAGGGACCTTCTCATGCACGACGCGGCGGACATCGTGCAGGTCGATGGCGCCCGCGCCGGGGGGTTACACCGAGATGCTGAAATGCGCCGCCCTGACCCAGGCCTGGAATGTAAAGTTCGCGCCCCACGCCATGGAGAACCTCCATCTGCACCTCGTCGCGGCGGTGCCGAACGCACTCTTCCTCGAGCGCCTGCTGATGTTCGAGGACATAACCGCTCAGGTTTTTGA
- a CDS encoding GntR family transcriptional regulator — MVPKLSRPSDLVYGIVKRRIILNELTPETVLTELGLAHEIGCSQGSIREALLRLQEDGLVVRSGRRTIVTRLTAEEADEMLALRRRIETRGALKAALHADSPALDDLRGLRTTMLEAAAEGDEYRVIEADKDFHLALFRLSGLDALGQILARCIMHSNRYKLWAPEHRRPLIETARRHDVLYERLAAGDGRGLAAALGSHIDTVVLQRSDEVAA, encoded by the coding sequence TTGGTTCCTAAGCTCAGCCGTCCGTCCGATCTGGTCTACGGTATCGTCAAGCGGCGCATCATCCTGAACGAGCTGACGCCGGAAACGGTCCTGACCGAGCTCGGCCTCGCCCATGAGATCGGCTGCAGCCAGGGGTCGATCCGCGAGGCCTTGCTGCGCCTGCAGGAGGACGGCCTCGTCGTCCGCTCGGGACGACGGACGATCGTGACGCGGCTGACAGCGGAGGAAGCCGACGAAATGCTGGCACTGCGCCGCCGCATCGAGACGCGCGGTGCGCTGAAGGCGGCGCTCCATGCCGACAGCCCCGCGCTCGACGACCTGCGCGGCCTCCGGACAACCATGCTGGAAGCCGCCGCCGAGGGCGACGAATACCGCGTGATCGAAGCCGACAAGGATTTTCACCTCGCGCTGTTCCGGCTCTCCGGCCTCGATGCCCTCGGGCAGATACTGGCGCGCTGCATCATGCATTCGAACCGCTACAAACTCTGGGCACCCGAGCATCGCCGCCCCTTGATCGAGACGGCGCGACGCCACGACGTTCTCTACGAGCGGCTTGCCGCCGGCGACGGCCGCGGGCTGGCCGCGGCGCTCGGCTCCCATATCGACACGGTCGTCCTTCAGCGCAGCGACGAGGTGGCCGCGTGA
- a CDS encoding alpha/beta hydrolase: MSAFVHPQMAPILAAFAAAPGVDFKTLPIAEARSTADAGSIAWNEGAPDIPAREITVRLDGASLRGRLYHPKPGTALPLVVYVHGGGWTFGSVDTHDGTMRTLVAASGCAIFGFDYRLAPEYPYPIPLEDTLGAIAFALSGELGSDVDERRWALAGDSAGATLALAAMIQRRDAGLALPAAAALFYGCYAPDFESGSHARFGEGYLLTTANMRWYWRNYLGAAFDAPPALGAPLHADLAGLPPLYLAAGGLDPLADDTRRLADRIAAADVAFRHDHVPGVVHGCLRMSRKLAPAQAMIDAAAAYITERL, encoded by the coding sequence GTGAGCGCCTTCGTCCATCCGCAGATGGCCCCAATTCTCGCCGCTTTCGCGGCGGCGCCGGGCGTCGATTTCAAGACCCTGCCGATCGCCGAGGCCCGCAGCACCGCCGACGCCGGCTCGATCGCCTGGAACGAAGGCGCGCCCGATATCCCGGCCCGCGAGATTACGGTGCGGCTGGACGGCGCTTCGCTGCGCGGGCGGCTCTATCATCCGAAGCCCGGAACCGCCCTGCCTCTCGTCGTCTATGTCCATGGCGGCGGCTGGACCTTCGGTTCGGTCGACACCCATGACGGCACGATGCGGACCCTCGTGGCGGCGTCCGGCTGTGCCATCTTCGGGTTCGACTATCGCCTCGCGCCGGAATACCCCTATCCGATCCCGCTGGAGGATACGCTCGGCGCCATCGCCTTCGCGCTCAGCGGCGAACTCGGCTCCGATGTCGATGAGCGACGCTGGGCGCTTGCCGGAGACTCGGCCGGCGCGACGCTCGCGCTTGCGGCGATGATCCAGCGCCGCGATGCCGGGCTCGCCCTCCCCGCCGCCGCTGCCCTGTTCTACGGCTGCTATGCCCCCGATTTCGAAAGCGGCAGCCATGCGCGGTTTGGCGAAGGCTATCTCCTGACCACGGCCAATATGCGCTGGTACTGGCGCAACTATCTCGGTGCAGCCTTCGACGCCCCTCCGGCGCTCGGCGCGCCGCTGCATGCCGATCTCGCCGGATTGCCACCGCTTTACCTTGCGGCGGGCGGGCTCGATCCGCTTGCCGACGACACACGCCGCCTGGCCGATCGTATCGCGGCGGCAGACGTCGCCTTCCGCCACGACCATGTGCCCGGCGTCGTCCATGGCTGCCTGCGCATGAGCCGGAAGCTTGCCCCGGCCCAGGCCATG